A single window of Chitinophagaceae bacterium DNA harbors:
- the higA gene encoding addiction module antidote protein, HigA family produces the protein MKKLANVHPGEVLYYEFLEPLEITAYRLSKELNIPQTRISEIIKGKRRITADTALRLSKYFGNSAKFWLGLQDDYDIEEEKAEKKNELDKINVFENKNVA, from the coding sequence ATGAAAAAGTTAGCAAACGTACATCCGGGAGAAGTCCTTTACTATGAATTTCTTGAACCGCTTGAAATTACAGCGTACCGGCTTTCGAAAGAATTGAATATACCACAAACAAGAATTTCAGAAATTATTAAGGGTAAACGAAGAATTACAGCGGACACTGCCCTTCGGCTGAGCAAATATTTTGGCAATTCAGCAAAGTTTTGGCTTGGATTACAAGATGATTATGACATTGAAGAAGAAAAAGCGGAGAAAAAAAATGAATTAGATAAAATTAATGTGTTCGAAAATAAAAATGTAGCCTGA
- a CDS encoding plasmid maintenance system killer family protein → MIISFGSKKTENIWNGYRVKKIPVNIQNVGRRKLRMLNNSQNIVDLRIPPSNRLEKLTGNLKDFYSIRISKQWRIIFKWDNGNAKEVEITDYH, encoded by the coding sequence ATGATTATTTCTTTTGGTTCCAAGAAAACAGAGAACATTTGGAATGGATACCGCGTAAAAAAAATACCGGTTAATATTCAAAATGTAGGAAGGCGGAAATTGAGAATGTTGAACAATTCACAGAATATTGTTGACTTGCGCATTCCACCGTCTAACCGACTGGAAAAACTTACAGGTAATCTAAAAGATTTTTATAGCATTCGTATTAGTAAACAATGGAGAATCATTTTTAAATGGGATAATGGAAATGCAAAAGAAGTTGAAATAACTGATTATCATTAA
- a CDS encoding DUF1772 domain-containing protein — MSNSKSTRFKIGFILFSISLMAFSAVMGGNIYQIIAEVPNWSADIPNSLIAYREFFHVTHPGFFFQTLVPLTVLSLITSIILLRNRPKSANKWMLIALAGVVLTEVFTLTYFLPKNFVLFLDPLEDIPVEQLGITGELWQTANYLRMAIVLATMIVFLKTYQIISSSGGEKVS, encoded by the coding sequence ATGAGTAATTCAAAATCTACTCGCTTTAAAATCGGGTTTATCCTCTTTTCAATATCACTGATGGCTTTTAGTGCAGTTATGGGAGGCAATATTTATCAGATTATTGCTGAAGTGCCAAACTGGTCTGCTGACATTCCCAACTCGCTGATTGCTTATAGGGAGTTTTTCCATGTAACACATCCGGGATTTTTCTTTCAGACACTGGTGCCTTTAACTGTTTTAAGTTTAATCACTTCAATTATTTTATTGAGAAACAGGCCAAAATCTGCTAACAAGTGGATGTTGATTGCCCTTGCCGGAGTTGTTTTGACAGAAGTATTTACCTTAACTTACTTTTTACCCAAAAACTTTGTTTTGTTTTTAGATCCGCTTGAAGACATACCTGTAGAACAATTGGGAATAACCGGTGAACTTTGGCAGACAGCAAACTACCTGAGAATGGCAATTGTTTTAGCTACTATGATTGTCTTTTTAAAAACCTATCAAATTATTAGTAGCTCCGGAGGCGAAAAAGTATCTTAA
- a CDS encoding AraC family transcriptional regulator, which produces MEDQVYIPREKPLKNAVQLFWEINRKNTGLSKEVIVPKGIVEIVFNFSSEVAFNSQLYNETFKIPKCFIQGYHTCPITLDLPDSQSLFGVVLQATATRSLFQVPAGEFARQCIDLTLVDPAFNTLWHQLAEKETFQERTIYFSDWLFKRLSSLTDFELAINELLCMQVNKTLDVPTLSDWLCYSPRHLSRIFYGLTGMNTENTLLYLKYRKALDLIHYSNLSLTRIAYACEFSDQSHFIKTFKRFTSITPKAYQSKKSNVAGHLFEYVR; this is translated from the coding sequence ATGGAAGATCAAGTATACATACCACGTGAAAAACCGCTTAAAAATGCGGTGCAATTGTTTTGGGAGATAAACCGAAAGAACACCGGTCTTAGTAAAGAGGTTATCGTACCAAAAGGGATAGTTGAAATTGTATTTAACTTTTCATCTGAAGTAGCATTCAATTCTCAACTTTATAATGAAACTTTTAAAATTCCAAAATGCTTTATTCAAGGCTATCACACTTGTCCGATAACCCTTGATTTACCGGATAGTCAATCTTTGTTTGGAGTAGTGTTGCAAGCAACAGCAACAAGAAGCCTGTTTCAGGTACCTGCCGGAGAATTTGCAAGGCAATGTATTGACCTGACTCTGGTAGACCCTGCATTTAATACTTTATGGCATCAACTTGCAGAGAAAGAAACTTTTCAGGAAAGAACAATTTATTTTTCTGACTGGCTGTTCAAGCGCCTAAGTTCTTTGACTGATTTTGAACTTGCAATTAATGAATTGCTCTGCATGCAGGTAAATAAAACTTTAGATGTGCCGACTTTGTCAGATTGGCTCTGTTATTCGCCACGTCATTTGTCACGGATTTTTTACGGACTAACCGGAATGAATACTGAAAATACACTGCTTTATTTGAAGTATCGAAAAGCATTAGATCTCATTCATTACTCAAATTTATCACTTACCCGGATTGCCTATGCCTGCGAATTTTCAGATCAATCGCATTTTATTAAGACTTTTAAAAGATTTACATCAATTACACCCAAAGCCTACCAAAGCAAGAAAAGTAATGTTGCAGGTCATCTTTTTGAATATGTCCGTTAA